In Gimesia benthica, a single window of DNA contains:
- a CDS encoding S1C family serine protease, whose amino-acid sequence MIDNWCCPKKITCLLIAILCLSIPAQADVIELVNGHKVQGDVLKQGSDYLLVDIGIEVLRIPSYQVRSRTKSESLSSNKTSVSQSKDKFYSVAELPAKSIKELARIYGEAVTLVQTPSGLGSGFIINDRGYCVTNYHVVEKETRIAVTIFHRTKSGEFQRRQIKDVEIIALNPFFDLALLRIPLQKDFPFRQVYLAEDDSQREGEEVFAIGNPLGLERSVSRGIISTRNRNMQGIVYIQTTTQINPGNSGGPLFNSRGEVIGVTNMKLILGEGLGFAIPISYVKHFLDNRDAFAFDKTSPNTGYRYFDAPRRKSAENESK is encoded by the coding sequence ATGATTGACAACTGGTGCTGCCCGAAAAAAATTACCTGCCTGCTGATTGCGATTCTCTGTCTTTCCATTCCGGCGCAGGCGGATGTCATCGAACTGGTCAACGGCCACAAAGTGCAGGGGGATGTGCTTAAGCAGGGTTCAGACTATCTGCTGGTTGATATCGGCATTGAAGTGCTGCGAATCCCCAGCTATCAGGTCCGCTCCCGCACCAAGTCGGAATCACTTTCCTCAAATAAAACCAGTGTTTCCCAGAGTAAAGACAAGTTCTATTCCGTCGCGGAATTGCCCGCGAAAAGCATCAAAGAACTGGCCCGCATCTACGGCGAGGCGGTTACGCTGGTGCAGACTCCCAGTGGACTCGGCTCCGGTTTCATTATCAATGACCGTGGCTATTGTGTGACTAATTATCACGTGGTTGAAAAAGAGACGCGAATCGCCGTCACAATTTTCCATCGGACGAAAAGTGGTGAATTCCAGAGACGACAGATCAAGGATGTAGAGATCATTGCTCTGAATCCATTTTTCGATCTGGCATTGCTGAGAATCCCCCTGCAGAAAGACTTTCCATTCCGACAGGTGTACCTGGCTGAGGATGATTCCCAGCGTGAAGGAGAAGAGGTATTTGCAATTGGAAACCCGCTGGGACTGGAACGCTCCGTCTCGCGCGGCATTATCAGTACGCGTAACCGGAACATGCAGGGAATCGTCTATATTCAGACGACAACGCAAATCAATCCGGGAAACAGCGGTGGGCCTTTGTTTAACTCTCGCGGCGAAGTGATCGGCGTCACCAATATGAAGCTGATCCTCGGAGAAGGTCTGGGCTTTGCGATTCCGATTTCATACGTCAAACATTTTCTGGATAACCGTGATGCGTTTGCGTTCGATAAAACCAGTCCCAATACCGGTTATCGTTACTTTGACGCACCACGCAGAAAATCTGCGGAAAATGAAAGTAAATAA